Proteins encoded within one genomic window of Bacillus sp. 1NLA3E:
- the spoIIGA gene encoding sigma-E processing peptidase SpoIIGA, whose amino-acid sequence MTVYLDVIWALNLLFDSLLLLLTAIILKRQISKWRIFLGGLLGSVIILLAVTPLHVYSGHPISKLLFSIFMVLIVFGYKRFRYFITGLMTFYFTTFLIGGALIGTHYFVNFDFQLSSSVMLASIKGFGDPISWLFVLLGFPIAWHFSHVNIDKVETAKLQFDNMVKVFIFLDEMRFEFRGLVDSGNQLYDPITKSPVMLVSVKNSLENLSPPILQLAQNPDEILFGTNTLPEHIQGKMKIIPCKVMGREHQLIIAIKPDKIVIEQEQHSYTIKKGLVSFTMQELSSEDAFQCIVHPKMLSGPKDSATTKVS is encoded by the coding sequence GTGACCGTCTACTTGGATGTAATTTGGGCATTGAACCTGTTGTTTGATAGTCTCCTCCTTTTATTAACCGCGATTATTCTAAAAAGGCAAATTTCAAAATGGCGTATATTTTTAGGTGGTTTACTTGGGTCCGTCATCATCTTACTAGCTGTAACTCCGCTTCATGTTTACTCAGGCCATCCAATCTCAAAATTACTATTCTCTATTTTTATGGTCTTAATTGTATTTGGCTATAAAAGATTTCGTTATTTCATAACAGGGTTAATGACCTTTTATTTCACTACCTTTTTGATTGGTGGTGCATTAATAGGGACTCATTATTTTGTCAATTTCGATTTCCAATTATCCTCCTCAGTTATGCTTGCAAGCATTAAAGGATTTGGAGACCCGATTAGCTGGCTGTTTGTTTTACTGGGATTTCCCATAGCATGGCATTTTTCACATGTAAATATAGATAAGGTGGAAACAGCTAAGCTCCAATTTGACAATATGGTAAAGGTATTCATTTTTTTAGATGAAATGAGGTTTGAATTTAGGGGGTTGGTGGATAGTGGGAACCAACTTTATGATCCGATTACAAAGTCACCAGTCATGCTTGTATCGGTAAAAAATAGTTTGGAGAATCTTTCTCCTCCTATTCTTCAATTAGCACAAAATCCAGATGAGATTTTATTTGGAACAAACACTTTACCAGAACACATACAAGGGAAGATGAAGATTATCCCCTGTAAAGTGATGGGGAGAGAGCATCAACTCATTATTGCCATAAAGCCAGACAAAATTGTCATTGAACAGGAACAGCACAGCTACACCATAAAAAAAGGGTTGGTCTCATTTACAATGCAAGAACTTTCTAGTGAAGATGCATTTCAATGCATCGTTCATCCTAAAATGTTATCGGGCCCTAAAGACAGCGCAACAACAAAAGTAAGCTAA
- the sigE gene encoding RNA polymerase sporulation sigma factor SigE has protein sequence MKSLKLRLSYYWYKFLMKLGLKTDEIYYIGGSEALPPPLSKEEEEILLKKLPNGDKTARSMLIERNLRLVVYIARKFENTGINIEDLISIGTIGLIKAVNTFNPEKKIKLATYASRCIENEILMYLRRNNKIRSEVSFDEPLNIDWDGNELLLSDVLGTEDDIITKDLEANVDRKLLVKALHQLSDREKQIMELRFGLGSGEEKTQKDVADMLGISQSYISRLEKRIIKRLRKEFNKMV, from the coding sequence ATGAAAAGTTTGAAACTTCGGTTATCCTATTATTGGTATAAATTTTTAATGAAGCTTGGTCTTAAAACGGACGAAATATATTACATTGGTGGGAGTGAAGCCTTACCCCCTCCACTATCAAAAGAGGAAGAAGAAATCCTTTTGAAAAAGCTTCCAAATGGAGATAAAACAGCACGCTCAATGTTAATTGAGCGAAATCTTCGTTTAGTGGTTTATATTGCGAGAAAATTTGAAAACACTGGGATTAATATTGAAGATTTAATTAGTATTGGAACAATAGGGTTAATTAAAGCAGTCAATACCTTTAATCCTGAAAAGAAAATCAAACTGGCTACATATGCATCTCGTTGTATCGAAAATGAAATACTGATGTATTTAAGACGGAATAATAAAATACGGTCTGAAGTGTCATTTGACGAACCGTTGAATATTGATTGGGATGGGAATGAACTGCTATTGTCGGATGTACTAGGAACTGAAGATGATATTATTACCAAGGATCTTGAAGCGAATGTTGATCGAAAACTATTAGTAAAAGCATTGCATCAACTTTCTGACCGGGAAAAGCAAATCATGGAACTCCGATTTGGACTTGGGAGCGGTGAGGAAAAAACGCAAAAGGATGTTGCTGACATGCTGGGGATTTCCCAATCCTATATATCACGATTAGAAAAAAGAATCATCAAAAGGTTAAGAAAAGAATTTAATAAAATGGTTTAA
- the sigG gene encoding RNA polymerase sporulation sigma factor SigG, producing the protein MTRNKVEICGVDTSKLPVLKNEEMRELFRQMHKGDITAREKLVNGNLRLVLSVIQRFNNRGEFVDDLFQVGCIGLMKSIDNFDLGQNVKFSTYAVPMIIGEIRRYLRDNNPIRVSRSLRDIAYKALQVRERLMSETSREPTAEEIAKVLEVPHEEIVFALDAIQDPVSLFEPIYNDGGDPIYVMDQLSDEKNKDTQWIEELALKEGMRRLNDREKLILRKRFFQGKTQMEVADEIGISQAQVSRLEKAAIKQMNKNIQS; encoded by the coding sequence TTGACTCGAAACAAAGTTGAAATTTGCGGGGTCGACACATCAAAGCTTCCAGTTTTAAAGAATGAGGAAATGAGAGAACTCTTCAGGCAAATGCATAAGGGGGATATAACCGCTCGGGAAAAACTCGTAAACGGCAACCTCCGCTTGGTATTAAGCGTTATCCAACGATTTAATAACCGGGGTGAGTTTGTAGACGACCTGTTCCAGGTTGGTTGTATCGGTCTTATGAAATCAATTGATAATTTTGATTTAGGTCAAAACGTGAAGTTTTCCACTTACGCTGTTCCAATGATTATTGGGGAGATTCGCCGCTACTTACGGGATAATAACCCAATACGAGTATCACGGTCATTACGAGATATTGCCTATAAAGCTCTTCAAGTGAGAGAGCGGTTAATGAGCGAAACATCCCGAGAACCGACAGCTGAGGAAATTGCAAAAGTACTAGAAGTCCCGCATGAAGAGATTGTATTTGCATTAGACGCGATTCAAGATCCTGTCTCGTTATTTGAACCAATCTATAATGATGGTGGAGACCCTATTTATGTGATGGATCAATTAAGTGATGAAAAAAATAAAGATACACAATGGATTGAAGAACTAGCTTTAAAAGAGGGAATGAGACGTTTAAATGACCGAGAAAAATTGATTTTAAGAAAACGATTCTTCCAGGGAAAAACACAAATGGAAGTGGCCGATGAAATTGGAATTTCTCAAGCTCAAGTCTCTCGATTAGAGAAAGCTGCCATTAAACAAATGAATAAAAATATTCAAAGCTAA
- a CDS encoding YlmC/YmxH family sporulation protein — MVKISDFQIKDVVNVSDGKRLGNIGDIDINLNTGKIDAVVISGSGKVLGIFGKDEEIVIPWRNILKIGQDVILVRYKETGDEKYLGTEVK, encoded by the coding sequence ATGGTAAAAATATCTGATTTCCAAATAAAAGATGTCGTCAATGTTTCGGATGGAAAAAGACTTGGGAATATAGGGGATATTGATATAAATTTAAATACGGGGAAAATTGATGCTGTGGTCATTAGTGGCTCAGGAAAAGTACTTGGTATATTTGGAAAAGATGAAGAAATTGTCATACCATGGAGAAATATTCTAAAAATTGGCCAGGATGTTATATTAGTTCGTTATAAAGAAACTGGTGATGAGAAATATCTTGGGACGGAGGTCAAGTAA
- the pgeF gene encoding peptidoglycan editing factor PgeF yields the protein MEPFVKKDTTYYEIQDWADKYQDLVVGFSTKHGGFSKEPFSTLNFGFHVGDRDNDVCQNRRTLANMLDFPLKQWVGAEQTHQTTIQKVTKSDSGKGSSAYSDAFKKTDGFYTSESGLLLTLCYADCVPLYFIEPNKRLIGIAHAGWRGSVAGIGAEMISRWQGEGTNPSEVLVVIGPSICENCYIVDENVITLLQNTLQDVENKPYHLIKENQYRLNLQELNKQILMNEGVLEEHILMTKLCTSCNHDVFFSHRRDNGKTGRMISFIGWKEA from the coding sequence ATGGAGCCTTTCGTAAAAAAAGACACAACCTATTACGAGATTCAAGATTGGGCAGATAAGTATCAAGATTTAGTTGTTGGTTTTTCGACAAAACACGGAGGATTTAGCAAAGAGCCCTTTAGTACATTAAATTTTGGATTTCATGTCGGAGATCGCGATAATGACGTATGTCAAAACCGTCGAACATTAGCTAATATGCTCGATTTCCCGCTAAAACAATGGGTTGGTGCAGAACAAACTCATCAAACAACCATTCAGAAAGTAACAAAGTCTGATAGCGGGAAAGGATCTTCCGCCTACAGTGATGCTTTTAAAAAAACAGATGGATTTTATACCTCTGAATCGGGATTATTACTGACACTGTGTTATGCTGATTGTGTACCACTTTATTTTATAGAACCGAATAAACGGCTAATTGGTATTGCTCATGCTGGGTGGCGTGGATCTGTCGCTGGAATTGGTGCAGAAATGATTTCCCGTTGGCAAGGAGAAGGAACAAACCCTAGCGAGGTTCTTGTGGTAATCGGTCCGTCTATTTGTGAAAATTGTTATATCGTAGACGAAAATGTCATTACACTTTTACAAAATACACTTCAAGATGTAGAGAACAAGCCTTATCATTTAATAAAAGAAAACCAATATCGATTAAATTTGCAGGAACTAAACAAGCAGATATTAATGAATGAAGGTGTACTGGAAGAACATATTTTGATGACTAAATTGTGTACCAGCTGTAACCATGATGTCTTTTTTTCGCATCGAAGAGACAATGGTAAAACCGGAAGAATGATAAGCTTTATTGGCTGGAAGGAGGCTTAG
- a CDS encoding YggS family pyridoxal phosphate-dependent enzyme, which yields MSVLSKLKTIEQQIKLACEKSGRSQDEVTIIAVTKYVSVERAEEALNAGIHHLGENRDEGLQEKWNILMDKPVWHFIGSLQTRKVKNIIDKVEYIHSVDRLSLAAEINKRATSKIKCLVQVNVSGEESKHGIELDQVVEFIHQLRQFPNIIVCGLMTMAPNTEDTYVLRECFSSLRKLRDEIIELDLTYAPCRELSMGMSNDFEIAVEEGATMVRIGTALVGEETEEVR from the coding sequence ATGAGTGTATTATCAAAATTAAAAACGATTGAACAACAAATAAAATTAGCTTGTGAAAAGTCAGGACGAAGTCAGGATGAAGTTACCATTATCGCCGTTACAAAATATGTTAGTGTCGAACGAGCTGAAGAGGCTCTAAATGCGGGGATTCATCACCTTGGAGAAAATCGAGATGAAGGGCTACAAGAAAAGTGGAATATTTTAATGGACAAGCCTGTCTGGCACTTTATTGGCTCCCTACAAACCCGTAAGGTAAAAAATATTATCGATAAAGTAGAATATATTCATTCTGTTGATCGCTTGTCACTAGCCGCTGAGATTAATAAAAGAGCAACATCAAAAATAAAATGTTTAGTTCAAGTGAATGTTTCTGGTGAAGAGTCAAAGCATGGGATAGAGCTCGATCAAGTAGTGGAGTTCATTCATCAGCTTAGGCAGTTTCCTAATATCATTGTTTGCGGATTAATGACTATGGCACCAAATACAGAAGACACATATGTTCTTAGGGAATGTTTTAGTAGTTTGAGAAAACTAAGAGATGAGATCATTGAATTAGACCTTACATATGCGCCATGCCGTGAGCTTTCGATGGGGATGTCCAATGACTTTGAAATTGCTGTGGAAGAAGGGGCTACAATGGTTCGTATCGGGACAGCGTTGGTAGGAGAAGAAACAGAGGAGGTGCGTTAA
- a CDS encoding cell division protein SepF has translation MSIKSKIKTFFFLDDEYDYEEEKYEEDEIDQRRTNKPPVSKQNVVSLQSIQKSSKLVLCEPRVYAEAQDISDHLKNRRSVVVNLQRIDHDQAKRIVDFLSGTVYAIGGDIQKIGMNIFLCTPDNVEVSGNISEFLQEHDIQNSRW, from the coding sequence ATGAGCATTAAATCGAAAATTAAAACATTTTTTTTCTTAGATGATGAATATGATTATGAGGAAGAAAAATACGAGGAAGATGAAATCGATCAACGAAGAACCAATAAACCACCTGTTTCCAAACAAAATGTGGTAAGTTTACAAAGCATTCAAAAGTCATCAAAATTAGTTTTGTGTGAACCCCGAGTGTACGCGGAGGCTCAAGATATTTCCGATCATTTAAAAAACCGCCGTTCCGTTGTGGTTAATCTCCAACGTATTGATCATGATCAAGCAAAACGTATCGTTGATTTTTTAAGTGGAACTGTATATGCTATTGGCGGTGACATCCAAAAGATTGGGATGAATATTTTTCTGTGCACGCCGGATAATGTTGAGGTGTCCGGGAATATTTCAGAATTTCTTCAAGAACATGACATTCAGAATTCGAGGTGGTAA
- a CDS encoding YggT family protein, with protein sequence MNTLLYLLTSIIEVYSWALIIYILMSWFPNARNTGIGRLLVTICEPYLEPFRRIIPPLGMIDISPIVAIMVLRFATSGITQIFRWIA encoded by the coding sequence ATGAATACATTGCTTTATCTATTAACATCAATAATCGAAGTATACTCTTGGGCATTGATTATCTATATTTTAATGTCTTGGTTTCCAAATGCACGTAATACTGGGATTGGAAGGTTACTTGTCACCATTTGCGAACCCTATTTAGAGCCGTTTCGCCGGATTATCCCCCCGCTAGGCATGATTGATATTTCGCCAATCGTCGCTATTATGGTGCTTAGATTCGCAACAAGTGGTATTACGCAAATTTTTAGGTGGATTGCTTAA
- a CDS encoding YlmH family RNA-binding protein — MDIYQHFRPEERDLIDQIVDWKHYVENTYAPKLTDFLDPREQQIVKTILGEHGEVKVAFFGGTQNAERKRALFSPDYYQVSEEDFRITLFEVHYPSKFVTIEHRHVLGSLMSLGLKRGKYGDILYDESTVQFFAAEEIGSYLSTQLQMVGKATIRLEEIPFKKAVSVQEIWQEVSITASSLRLDTLISSIYPISRQKSQTLIGQKLVKVNWTVVESASFECCEGDTLSVRGFGRVKILSIEGRTKKDKWRILAKQQK, encoded by the coding sequence ATGGATATATACCAGCATTTTCGTCCAGAAGAGCGGGATCTAATTGATCAAATAGTTGATTGGAAGCACTATGTTGAAAATACATATGCCCCAAAGTTAACCGATTTTTTAGATCCAAGGGAACAACAAATTGTGAAAACGATCCTTGGTGAACATGGGGAGGTAAAGGTTGCATTCTTTGGTGGCACTCAAAATGCCGAACGAAAAAGAGCGCTATTTTCCCCGGATTATTATCAGGTATCAGAAGAAGATTTTCGTATCACATTGTTCGAGGTTCATTACCCGAGTAAATTTGTGACAATTGAACACAGACATGTTTTAGGAAGTTTAATGTCCCTTGGATTAAAAAGAGGGAAATATGGCGACATCCTTTATGATGAGTCCACTGTGCAATTTTTTGCTGCTGAGGAGATAGGAAGTTATCTTAGCACGCAACTACAAATGGTTGGTAAGGCTACAATTAGGTTAGAGGAAATTCCGTTTAAAAAGGCTGTTTCTGTTCAAGAAATATGGCAGGAAGTATCTATTACAGCATCCTCGCTCCGGTTAGATACGCTAATCTCTTCTATCTATCCCATTTCGAGACAAAAATCTCAAACTCTGATTGGCCAGAAGTTGGTTAAGGTAAACTGGACTGTGGTTGAGTCTGCTTCCTTTGAATGCTGCGAAGGAGACACATTGTCCGTCCGCGGGTTTGGTAGGGTCAAAATTTTGTCTATTGAAGGAAGAACAAAAAAGGACAAATGGCGAATTTTAGCGAAACAGCAAAAATAA
- a CDS encoding DivIVA domain-containing protein yields MPLTPLDIHNKEFSKGFRGYDEDEVNEFLDQVIKDYELLIREKKELEERLGDQTDRLGHFSSIEETLNKSIVIAQEAGEEVKRSANREAKLIIKEAEKNADRIVNESLSKARKIALEIEDLKKQSKVFRTRFKMLIEAQLDLLNNDDWDHLLEYELDASELQAAEKE; encoded by the coding sequence ATGCCGTTAACACCGTTAGATATACACAATAAAGAATTCAGCAAGGGATTTCGAGGATATGATGAAGATGAAGTGAATGAATTCCTTGATCAGGTGATAAAGGATTACGAATTACTCATCCGTGAGAAAAAGGAACTGGAAGAGAGATTAGGTGACCAAACAGATAGACTTGGCCATTTTTCAAGTATTGAGGAAACTTTAAATAAGTCGATTGTCATTGCGCAAGAAGCTGGCGAAGAAGTAAAACGTAGTGCCAATAGGGAAGCGAAATTGATTATTAAAGAGGCCGAGAAAAATGCCGATCGTATCGTCAATGAGTCTCTCTCAAAGGCCAGAAAAATTGCGTTAGAAATTGAAGATTTAAAGAAACAATCGAAGGTTTTCCGTACTCGTTTTAAAATGTTGATTGAGGCCCAACTTGATTTATTAAACAATGATGATTGGGATCACTTGCTTGAGTATGAATTGGATGCAAGTGAGTTACAAGCAGCAGAAAAAGAATAA
- the ileS gene encoding isoleucine--tRNA ligase — protein sequence MDYKDTLLMPKTEFPMRGNLPKREPDIQTKWEEMDIYGKVQARTKGRPMFILHDGPPYANGDIHMGHALNKVLKDFIVRYKSMSGFNAPYVPGWDTHGLPIEQALTNKGVKRKEMTVAEFRKLCEKYAYEQINNQRSQFKRLGVRADWENPYITLKPEYEAQQIKVFGEMAKKGYIYKGLKPVYWSPSSESALAEAEIEYQDKRSASIYVAFNVKDGKGVLDADTKIVIWTTTPWTIPANLGISVHPDLTYVVVEEKGLKYLVAEALLEAVTTEIGWENPTVVKKVKGNELENIIALHPLYGRESLVMLGEHVTTDAGTGCVHTAPGHGEDDFLVGQKYGLDVLNPVDDKGHMTHEAPGFEGLFYEKANKPITEKLEEAGALLKLSFITHSYPHDWRTKKPVIFRATAQWFASIKDFRSELLEAVKETKWVPEWGETRLFNMVRDRGDWCISRQRAWGVPIPVFYAENGEPIITDETINHISALFRENGSNIWFEREAKDLLPEGFTHPGSPNGVFTKETDIMDVWFDSGSSHQAVLEEREDLQRPADLYLEGSDQYRGWFNSSLSTGVAVTGKAPYKGVLSHGFALDGEGRKMSKSIGNVVIPAKVMDQLGADILRLWVASVDYQADVRVSDAILKQVAEVYRKIRNTFRFLLGNLADFNPETDAVPFEKLREVDQFMLVKLNKVIKTVRHSYENYEFATIYHAVNNFCTLDLSSFYLDFAKDVLYIEANNNLERRSIQTVLHESLLTLVKLVAPILSHTADEVWAYIPSEKEESVQLTDLPEYVELPNANELEDKWSLFMKLRDDVLKALEEARNEKVIGKSLTAKITLYVNESTRTLLDTIEENLTQLFIVSGFEVAGTYEQAPENAIKLEHAAIVVSKAEGEICDRCWTVTTEVGQDSEHPTLCLRCASVVKENYVG from the coding sequence ATGGATTATAAAGATACATTATTAATGCCGAAAACTGAATTTCCAATGCGAGGTAATCTCCCAAAACGTGAACCTGATATTCAAACCAAATGGGAAGAGATGGACATTTATGGGAAAGTCCAAGCAAGAACTAAAGGACGACCTATGTTTATACTACATGACGGACCTCCATATGCTAACGGTGATATTCACATGGGGCATGCCTTGAACAAAGTCCTAAAGGATTTTATCGTTCGTTACAAGTCCATGAGTGGATTCAATGCCCCTTATGTACCAGGTTGGGATACACATGGTTTACCAATTGAACAAGCACTAACGAATAAAGGGGTAAAACGCAAGGAAATGACGGTTGCTGAATTCCGTAAGCTTTGTGAAAAATATGCTTATGAACAAATCAACAATCAACGGAGTCAGTTTAAACGCCTAGGCGTTCGAGCGGACTGGGAAAACCCGTACATTACCTTAAAACCAGAATATGAAGCACAGCAAATTAAGGTTTTTGGTGAGATGGCCAAAAAAGGCTATATTTATAAAGGGTTAAAACCGGTTTATTGGTCTCCATCAAGCGAATCAGCCTTAGCTGAAGCAGAAATTGAATACCAAGATAAACGATCTGCATCCATCTATGTTGCCTTTAATGTAAAAGACGGAAAAGGTGTTTTAGACGCTGATACGAAAATTGTCATTTGGACCACAACACCTTGGACGATTCCAGCTAACCTTGGAATTTCCGTTCACCCTGACCTTACTTATGTGGTAGTGGAAGAAAAAGGTCTTAAATATTTAGTTGCAGAGGCATTATTAGAAGCCGTTACAACCGAAATTGGTTGGGAAAACCCAACTGTAGTGAAAAAGGTAAAAGGTAATGAACTGGAAAATATTATTGCCCTTCATCCTTTATATGGTCGTGAATCGTTAGTTATGCTAGGAGAACACGTAACTACTGATGCTGGAACAGGCTGTGTACACACTGCTCCTGGACATGGTGAAGATGACTTCCTAGTTGGGCAAAAATACGGACTAGACGTACTTAATCCAGTAGATGATAAAGGTCATATGACCCACGAGGCACCAGGATTTGAAGGGTTATTTTATGAAAAAGCCAATAAACCAATTACTGAAAAGCTTGAAGAAGCAGGCGCATTGCTAAAGCTTTCGTTTATTACTCACTCCTATCCACATGACTGGAGAACGAAAAAACCAGTTATTTTCCGAGCAACAGCACAGTGGTTTGCGTCTATTAAGGATTTCCGCTCTGAACTATTAGAAGCGGTTAAGGAAACAAAATGGGTTCCAGAGTGGGGTGAAACTCGTCTGTTTAATATGGTCCGTGATCGTGGGGATTGGTGTATTTCCCGTCAACGTGCATGGGGAGTACCAATTCCAGTATTTTATGCTGAAAATGGCGAACCGATTATTACTGATGAAACCATTAATCATATTTCGGCACTTTTCCGTGAAAATGGTTCAAATATTTGGTTTGAGCGTGAAGCGAAAGATCTCCTTCCTGAAGGGTTTACACATCCGGGAAGTCCGAATGGGGTCTTTACAAAAGAAACCGATATTATGGATGTATGGTTCGATTCTGGATCTTCCCATCAAGCTGTGTTAGAAGAGCGTGAAGATTTACAGCGTCCAGCAGATCTTTACTTAGAAGGTTCAGACCAATATCGTGGTTGGTTTAACTCGTCGTTATCAACAGGTGTTGCCGTGACTGGTAAAGCCCCATATAAGGGGGTTCTAAGTCATGGGTTTGCGCTCGATGGTGAAGGACGTAAAATGAGTAAATCAATTGGAAATGTCGTTATCCCAGCAAAGGTAATGGATCAATTAGGTGCAGATATTCTTCGCTTATGGGTAGCTTCCGTTGATTATCAAGCGGATGTTCGTGTTTCGGATGCCATTCTGAAGCAAGTTGCCGAGGTGTATCGTAAAATTCGTAATACCTTCCGTTTCTTACTTGGAAACCTTGCTGATTTTAATCCGGAGACTGATGCCGTACCATTCGAAAAGCTACGTGAAGTTGACCAATTTATGTTGGTAAAATTAAACAAAGTCATTAAGACAGTGCGTCATTCATACGAAAACTATGAGTTTGCCACTATCTATCATGCAGTTAATAATTTCTGTACGTTAGATTTAAGTTCGTTTTATTTGGATTTCGCCAAAGACGTTCTATACATTGAAGCGAATAATAATCTTGAACGCCGCTCGATTCAAACCGTTTTACATGAAAGTTTACTTACACTAGTAAAACTTGTAGCGCCAATCCTTTCACATACTGCTGACGAGGTTTGGGCTTATATTCCTTCTGAAAAAGAAGAAAGTGTACAGTTGACAGATCTACCGGAATACGTCGAGCTTCCGAATGCAAATGAACTTGAAGATAAATGGTCATTGTTCATGAAGCTTCGTGATGATGTATTAAAAGCATTAGAAGAAGCACGGAATGAAAAGGTAATCGGTAAATCTTTAACAGCGAAGATTACACTTTATGTTAATGAATCAACCAGAACCTTGCTTGATACGATTGAAGAAAATTTGACTCAGCTCTTTATCGTTTCAGGTTTTGAAGTTGCTGGCACTTATGAGCAAGCTCCTGAAAATGCAATTAAGTTAGAGCATGCTGCAATTGTTGTTTCCAAGGCTGAAGGTGAGATTTGCGATCGTTGTTGGACTGTTACAACTGAAGTTGGCCAAGATTCCGAGCATCCAACACTATGCCTACGCTGTGCAAGTGTTGTGAAGGAAAATTATGTAGGTTAA
- the lspA gene encoding signal peptidase II has translation MFYYIIAVFVIILDQLTKWLVKKNLEIGESIKVIDNFLYITSHRNRGAAWGILQGQMWFFYVITVIVIIGIIYYIQTVAKGKWLLGVSLGLMLGGAIGNFIDRVFRKEVVDFINTYIFGYDFPVFNIADSSLVLGVILLMIHMLYEERGSKEKLNGKNNTHNS, from the coding sequence GTGTTTTATTACATAATAGCGGTATTTGTTATTATTCTTGATCAGCTAACAAAATGGTTAGTTAAAAAAAATCTTGAAATTGGTGAAAGTATAAAGGTTATTGACAATTTTCTGTATATCACCTCACACCGAAATCGCGGGGCAGCATGGGGAATTTTACAAGGTCAAATGTGGTTTTTTTATGTCATTACTGTCATAGTAATAATCGGAATTATTTACTATATTCAGACTGTAGCCAAAGGGAAATGGTTATTAGGAGTATCACTTGGATTAATGCTTGGTGGAGCAATCGGGAACTTTATTGACCGAGTTTTCCGAAAAGAAGTGGTCGATTTTATTAATACTTACATTTTTGGATATGATTTTCCTGTATTTAACATAGCTGATTCATCATTAGTCCTTGGTGTCATCTTGTTAATGATTCATATGTTATACGAAGAAAGAGGATCAAAGGAGAAATTGAATGGAAAGAATAACACACACAATTCTTGA
- a CDS encoding RluA family pseudouridine synthase has protein sequence MERITHTILEEEKSERIDKVISTLNQEWSRTQVQSWIKEGHVLVNGEKVKTNYKCHVQDELTVTIPDPEDLDVEPEEMNLEIYYEDKDVLVVNKPSGMVVHPAPGHLSGTLVNGLMAHCKDLSGINGVLRPGIVHRIDKDTSGLLMVAKNDVAHESLVNQLVNKTVVRKYQAIVHGNIPHEYGTVDAPLGRDPRDRQSMTVVDNGKHAVTHFHVIERLGDFTFIECQLETGRTHQIRVHMKYIGYPLAGDPKYGPKKTLDIGGQALHAGILGFKHPRTDEYLEFEAPLPAEFETVLEQLRNNR, from the coding sequence ATGGAAAGAATAACACACACAATTCTTGAGGAAGAAAAATCCGAACGAATTGATAAGGTAATATCAACCTTAAACCAAGAATGGTCGAGAACTCAAGTACAGTCATGGATTAAAGAAGGACATGTCCTTGTAAACGGAGAGAAAGTTAAAACAAATTATAAATGTCATGTACAGGATGAATTAACCGTGACGATTCCAGATCCTGAAGATTTAGATGTTGAACCAGAGGAAATGAATCTTGAAATTTATTATGAGGATAAAGATGTGTTAGTGGTAAATAAACCTAGTGGAATGGTTGTTCATCCTGCGCCTGGCCATTTAAGTGGAACACTGGTCAATGGTTTAATGGCACACTGCAAGGATTTATCTGGGATAAATGGCGTACTTCGACCTGGGATTGTCCATCGAATTGATAAAGATACTTCAGGGCTCTTAATGGTAGCTAAGAACGATGTTGCTCATGAAAGCTTGGTAAACCAATTGGTAAATAAAACAGTGGTTCGGAAATATCAAGCCATTGTCCATGGGAATATCCCTCATGAATATGGAACGGTTGATGCTCCACTTGGAAGAGATCCAAGAGATCGTCAGAGTATGACAGTTGTTGATAATGGAAAGCATGCCGTTACTCATTTTCATGTAATAGAACGACTTGGTGATTTTACCTTTATTGAATGTCAGCTTGAAACGGGAAGAACCCACCAAATTCGTGTTCATATGAAGTATATTGGATATCCATTAGCTGGCGATCCTAAATATGGGCCTAAAAAGACGCTGGACATTGGCGGTCAAGCCTTACATGCAGGGATTTTAGGTTTCAAACATCCTCGAACAGATGAATATTTGGAGTTTGAAGCACCACTTCCAGCTGAGTTTGAAACGGTTTTGGAACAGCTTAGAAATAATCGTTGA